A single genomic interval of Rubrivirga marina harbors:
- a CDS encoding TrbI/VirB10 family protein has translation MFPHDDDLQPFGPPDVDSPILDPEVSAPSAPPGAWTASGDGAPGDGPQLDDGQPEDDRATPSALTDERRVADVLEPEPDERNEPVRIDRKFAMAGVLIAGTVLCLLLVVFGGGDSAAPDAQAAPAGPPPGAYVDEATAGYYDETALDPAAPVDPAYPDPYGSNPYGAQAYGSYGGGGSAAPAHGYATTQAYGATGSGQGAGSRPASGAPARTPDPARESYERAVASPLMAGSSASGPQRPDPPADLGPEVAEELAFMREVAGMFSSNDAPPPTARVPAAVAHPTALTSQSTGATPQSRASATASAGRGTEYEVVARPASGRPTLRAGSVIPAALVTGMNSDLPGPVVAQVTRNVYDSVTQRDVLIPAGTRLVGEYDDQIATGQNRALVAWTQMTFPNGTTVELPGLPGADLEGNAGLSDRVDRHYGRVVGSALLLAAVGAGVEMAAPSNRGIGFDVSPQEVASRQVAIELSRIATETVRQDLRVQPTVRVSPGYRFYVLLARDLPFASPYRARAAVGRFARGASSRR, from the coding sequence ATGTTCCCCCACGACGACGATCTCCAGCCGTTCGGTCCCCCCGACGTGGACTCGCCCATCCTCGATCCCGAGGTCTCCGCGCCGTCGGCCCCGCCCGGTGCGTGGACCGCCTCTGGCGACGGCGCTCCCGGCGATGGCCCCCAGCTCGACGACGGCCAACCCGAGGACGACCGGGCGACGCCCAGCGCGCTCACCGATGAGCGCCGGGTCGCCGACGTTCTGGAGCCCGAGCCCGACGAACGGAACGAGCCCGTCCGGATCGACCGGAAGTTCGCGATGGCGGGCGTCCTCATCGCCGGGACCGTCCTCTGCCTGCTCCTCGTCGTGTTCGGGGGCGGCGACTCGGCTGCACCGGACGCTCAGGCCGCGCCCGCCGGCCCGCCCCCGGGCGCGTACGTCGACGAGGCGACGGCCGGGTACTACGACGAGACGGCCCTCGACCCGGCGGCGCCCGTGGACCCAGCGTACCCGGACCCCTACGGGTCCAACCCCTACGGCGCTCAGGCGTACGGCTCCTACGGCGGGGGCGGCTCCGCGGCCCCGGCGCACGGCTACGCCACCACGCAGGCGTACGGAGCGACGGGGAGCGGTCAGGGCGCCGGCAGCCGCCCGGCGTCGGGCGCCCCCGCTCGGACGCCCGACCCGGCACGGGAGTCGTACGAGCGCGCCGTGGCCTCGCCGCTCATGGCGGGGTCGTCCGCGAGTGGACCGCAGAGGCCGGACCCGCCCGCCGACCTCGGGCCAGAGGTCGCCGAGGAGCTGGCGTTCATGCGCGAGGTGGCCGGGATGTTCTCGTCGAACGACGCCCCGCCGCCGACGGCGCGTGTCCCCGCCGCTGTGGCCCACCCGACGGCCCTGACTTCGCAGAGCACGGGGGCGACTCCCCAGAGCCGAGCCTCGGCGACCGCCAGCGCCGGGCGCGGCACGGAGTACGAGGTCGTCGCCAGACCGGCCAGCGGGCGCCCAACACTCCGGGCCGGGTCCGTCATCCCGGCCGCGCTCGTGACGGGGATGAACTCGGACCTGCCCGGCCCCGTCGTCGCCCAGGTCACCCGAAACGTCTACGACTCGGTGACCCAGCGCGACGTACTGATCCCGGCCGGGACCCGCCTCGTCGGCGAGTACGACGACCAGATCGCGACGGGCCAGAACCGGGCGCTCGTGGCCTGGACACAGATGACCTTCCCCAACGGGACAACGGTCGAGCTGCCGGGCCTGCCCGGCGCCGACCTCGAAGGCAACGCGGGGCTCTCCGACCGGGTGGATCGCCACTACGGCCGCGTGGTCGGCTCGGCGTTGCTGCTGGCCGCCGTCGGCGCCGGGGTCGAGATGGCGGCGCCGTCCAACCGGGGCATCGGGTTCGACGTGTCGCCCCAGGAGGTGGCCTCGCGACAGGTCGCCATCGAGCTCTCGCGGATCGCGACCGAGACGGTCCGCCAGGATCTCCGCGTCCAACCGACGGTCCGGGTCTCGCCGGGGTACCGGTTCTACGTCCTGCTCGCGCGCGACCTCCCGTTCGCCAGCCCGTACCGGGCTCGGGCGGCCGTGGGCCGGTTCGCACGGGGGGCGTCCTCCCGCCGGTAA